One window from the genome of Cryptomeria japonica chromosome 6, Sugi_1.0, whole genome shotgun sequence encodes:
- the LOC131038300 gene encoding pentatricopeptide repeat-containing protein At5g01110, which translates to MRAVKIATPLNMQIKMENYQQKKGVSQTANFIRECSKEAAKLNLGKISLSIIPCRQQCTTSGMRWRKEQRDKEFINNICITLTQRSPSIWDSVFHEINLVSQLTPELVAQVLLKIRRDAEASFYFFNWVGKQKGFKHTLHSISIAILTLSCAGLLNPAKTLIRQNSTNAPALFDALLSACKSRQLVFDLLLETYSQDKMIPEAFNTFYRMRDCEFKPSVRACNEVLHTLWTLNVIEVAWKFYWAMVQNGIGSDEYTFSILVQMLCKEGKVEDSVQLIGEMKKNGCQLDVALYNIALDGHFKEGKVTEGLKLLGHMFMKGLIPDFATYSSILNGLCRFRRTEEANRLFEDMLHKNSVPITDAATKCSSPENDSETLGIVPELVTCNAFVIELCRLAKMDAAELVFKKILDKGLIANGSVYNAMIDGYGKEGRIKEALQMHGEMLQYNLMLNSSSCKPIVNALCINGKVVEARKIFSTMLERGFVADSADYSILITAYCKEGNLEEANKLFHGMLEIGLMPSINTCCTLVRQYCKEGSTDEALYLHDKLKEYEILLDIVTYNALLQELCQKKQMQEADNIFYYMQNKGMPLTTITYTTMVRGHCKAENFREALKLHDEMLQKDLKPDIATYKDLIAGFDI; encoded by the exons ATGAGAGCAGTGAAAATTGCAACCCCCTtaaatatgcaaatcaaaatggAAAACTATCAACAAAAGAAAGGGGTTTCTCAAACTGCAAACTTTATAAGGGAATGCTCGAAAGAAGCAGCGAAATTGAATCTTG GTAAAATTTCTCTTTCCATAATTCCTTGCAGACAACAATGTACAACAAGTGGAATGAGATGGAGGAAAGAGCAGAGAGACAAGGAGTTCATCAACAACATCTGCATTACATTGACGCAGAGAAGCCCCTCAATATGGGATTCAGTATTTCACGAAATCAATTTGGTCTCTCAGTTAACCCCGGAGCTTGTAGCTCAAGTTCTTCTAAAGATTCGAAGGGATGCAGAAGCTTCGTTCTACTTCTTCAACTGGGTAGGGAAGCAAAAGGGTTTTAAGCATACCCTTCATTCAATTTCCATAGCAATTCTTACCCTCTCTTGTGCAGGGCTCTTAAACCCCGCTAAAACCCTCATTCGCCAAAACAGCACTAATGCTCCTGCTCTCTTTGATGCATTGCTCAGTGCCTGTAAATCGAGACAACTAGTATTTGACCTGCTGTTGGAAACCTATTCACAGGACAAGATGATCCCAGAAGCTTTTAATACATTTTATAGGATGAGAGATTGTGAATTCAAGCCCTCAGTTAGAGCTTGCAATGAAGTTCTGCATACTCTATGGACGCTAAACGTGATCGAGGTGGCCTGGAAATTCTATTGGGCAATGGTTCAAAATGGCATCGGATCTGATGAGTACACATTTAGCATATTGGTGCAGATGCTCTGTAAGGAGGGGAAAGTTGAGGATTCTGTTCAATTGATAGGTGAGATGAAAAAAAATGGCTGCCAGCTTGATGTCGCTCTTTATAATATAGCACTGGATGGACATTTCAAGGAAGGGAAGGTGACAGAGGGATTAAAATTACTTGGACACATGTTTATGAAGGGATTGATTCCAGATTTTGCAACTTACAGTTCAATACTTAATGGATTATGTAGATTTAGAAGAACTGAAGAAGCAAATCGTCTGTTTGAAGACATGCTTCATAAGAATTCGGTGCCAATAACTGATGCTGCAACAAAGTGCAGCTCACCTGAAAATGACAGCGAAACTCTTGGTATTGTTCCTGAGCTTGTTACTTGCAATGCATTTGTAATAGAACTTTGTAGGTTGGCAAAAATGGATGCAGCAGAACTGGTCTTCAAAAAAATTCTGGATAAGGGTTTGATAGCAAATGGTTCTGTTTATAATGCTATGATAGATGGGTATGGTAAGGAAGGAAGAATTAAAGAAGCTCTACAAATGCACGGTGAAATGTTGCAATATAATCTTATGCTGAATTCTTCTAGCTGCAAACCGATTGTAAATGCGCTTTGCATAAATGGCAAAGTGGTGGAAGCTAGGAAAATTTTCTCTACCATGTTGGAAAGAGGCTTTGTTGCTGATTCTGCTGATTATTCTATTTTGATTACTGCATACTGCAAGGAAGGCAACCTGGAGGAAGCAAACAAACTTTTCCATGGTATGCTTGAAATAGGTTTGATGCCTAGTATTAATACATGCTGTACGCTGGTAAGACAATACTGCAAGGAGGGTAGTACTGATGAAGCTTTGTATCTTCATGATAAACTGAAGGAATATGAGATTTTGCTTGACATAGTTACTTATAATGCTCTCCTACAAGAGTTGTGCCAAAAAAAGCAGATGCAGGAAGCAGACAACATCTTTTACTATATGCAAAATAAGGGGATGCCTCTTACCACCATTACTTATACAACAATGGTACGTGGgcactgtaaagcagaaaattttAGAGAAGCTTTAAAGCTGCACGATGAAATGTTGCAGAAGGATCTTAAGCCTGACattgctacttataaagatttgaTAGCAGGTTTTGATATATAA